The following coding sequences lie in one Flagellimonas eckloniae genomic window:
- a CDS encoding carboxymuconolactone decarboxylase family protein, producing MALVNPLDPNHDSETKKLAEFFNETLGFCPNSVLTMQHRPAISKAFINLNKAVMANEGRVTSALKRMIAWVSSNSTGCRYCQAHAIRAAERYGAEQEQLDNIWEYRTHPAFSEAERAALDFSLVASQVPNAVDAEIKARLYKHWNEGEIVEMLGVISLFGYLNRWNDSMGTSIEEGAVESGEQYLGKHGWEEGKHDGNTY from the coding sequence ATGGCCTTAGTAAATCCGCTTGACCCTAATCATGATTCAGAGACAAAAAAGCTTGCTGAATTCTTTAACGAGACCCTTGGGTTTTGCCCAAATTCAGTCTTGACCATGCAGCATAGGCCTGCTATTTCAAAGGCGTTTATTAACTTGAACAAAGCGGTAATGGCGAATGAAGGAAGGGTAACCTCAGCATTAAAACGTATGATTGCCTGGGTAAGCAGTAATTCCACTGGATGTCGCTATTGCCAGGCACATGCTATACGGGCGGCGGAACGCTACGGTGCGGAACAGGAACAATTGGATAATATTTGGGAATATAGAACGCATCCTGCTTTTTCTGAGGCGGAGCGTGCCGCTTTGGATTTTTCTTTGGTTGCCTCCCAAGTTCCCAATGCAGTGGATGCTGAAATAAAGGCGCGTTTATATAAACATTGGAACGAAGGCGAGATTGTAGAAATGTTAGGGGTGATTTCCTTGTTTGGTTACCTCAACCGTTGGAACGATTCTATGGGTACCTCTATTGAAGAAGGTGCCGTGGAAAGTGGTGAACAGTATTTGGGCAAACATGGCTGGGAAGAAGGAAAACATGATGGGAATACATACTGA
- a CDS encoding OsmC family protein, with product MTNHITTKWLGEMAFESNNPSGLNLKIDAGPDSGGKGEGLRPKALMLSALAGCSGLDVASLIKKMKLEVDDFSIETIANLTDEHPKYYDSVTIEYHFHGADLKEGKLKKAVDLSVEKYCGVMEMFRKFAKLEIKTIFHHK from the coding sequence ATGACAAATCATATAACTACCAAATGGCTGGGCGAAATGGCCTTTGAAAGCAACAACCCCTCAGGGTTAAATTTAAAGATTGATGCGGGCCCGGATAGTGGTGGAAAAGGGGAAGGCTTGCGCCCTAAAGCTTTGATGCTTTCCGCTCTTGCAGGTTGTTCAGGACTGGATGTGGCTTCGCTCATAAAAAAAATGAAACTGGAAGTAGATGATTTTTCAATTGAAACCATTGCAAACTTAACCGACGAGCACCCCAAATACTACGATTCGGTGACAATAGAATATCATTTTCATGGTGCTGATTTGAAGGAAGGGAAATTAAAAAAGGCGGTGGACTTATCGGTGGAAAAATACTGTGGGGTTATGGAGATGTTCCGAAAATTTGCCAAATTGGAGATTAAGACGATTTTTCATCATAAGTAA
- a CDS encoding four helix bundle protein → MDKKFDLEDRFVDFAAKIALFCKELPNDFTGQYYGNQLLRSGGSAALNFGEALGTNTNKDYVYKASLTLKELKESRINIKILNRIEYGSYEIKNSLLNELEQLIKIIATIIKNKIP, encoded by the coding sequence ATGGACAAAAAATTTGATTTAGAGGATAGATTTGTTGATTTTGCGGCGAAGATTGCGCTATTTTGCAAGGAACTGCCCAACGATTTTACGGGACAATATTATGGAAATCAACTTCTACGTTCAGGAGGAAGTGCAGCCCTAAACTTTGGTGAAGCTCTTGGAACAAATACGAATAAAGATTACGTCTACAAGGCTTCACTAACCTTAAAGGAACTTAAGGAATCACGGATTAACATAAAGATTTTAAACCGAATCGAGTACGGCTCCTATGAAATTAAAAATAGCCTGTTAAATGAATTAGAGCAGTTGATCAAGATAATTGCCACGATAATCAAAAACAAAATTCCTTGA
- the recJ gene encoding single-stranded-DNA-specific exonuclease RecJ: protein MRWTIKPKPTQQEIEQLSKELKVESLVSQLLLQRGITTYKEARDFFRPELSHLHDPFLMKDMDKAVERIEKAIASNENILVYGDYDVDGTTSVALLSSYLMEEYPNVATYIPDRYSEGYGVSLQGIDFASDNGFSLIIALDCGVKAIEQVKYAKEKEIDFIICDHHRPGDTLPEAIAILDPKRADCEYPYKELCGCGVGFKLIQALASKKGETAKDLILYFDLVATAIGADIVPITGENRVLAYYGLQVINANPRIGFKAIIDQIKKQTLTITDVVFIIAPRINAAGRMKHGQHAVNLLVETDLNVAQKFAKEIEQFNSDRRNLDKEITKEALLQIQENEEEDRFTSVVYDENWHKGVIGIVASRLTETYYRPTLVFTKSGGKLAASARSVKGFDVYEALEGCTECLEQFGGHKYAAGLTLLEENYEKFKTQFEKVVSESIDPSLLQPELTIDTNIELDQVTPKLMRILKQFAPFGPGNMTPVFMAEKIHDTGYAKCVGEDEKHLKLTACQNGSAPIGAIGFNLGNKMENVKNKRTFDAVFSLDENEWNGSVSLQLKLRDIR, encoded by the coding sequence ATGAGATGGACCATAAAACCAAAACCTACCCAACAAGAGATAGAACAGCTTTCCAAAGAGCTTAAGGTAGAAAGCCTGGTATCACAACTTTTGCTGCAACGAGGGATCACAACTTATAAAGAGGCGAGGGACTTTTTTCGCCCAGAGTTGTCTCATTTGCACGACCCTTTTTTAATGAAGGATATGGACAAGGCGGTTGAGCGCATTGAAAAGGCCATTGCTTCCAATGAAAATATTTTGGTGTATGGTGACTATGATGTGGACGGTACTACATCGGTAGCCCTGTTATCATCATACCTCATGGAAGAGTACCCCAATGTGGCCACTTATATTCCAGACCGATATTCAGAAGGGTATGGGGTGTCACTTCAGGGAATAGATTTTGCCTCAGACAATGGGTTTTCCTTGATAATTGCCTTGGATTGTGGGGTAAAAGCCATTGAACAGGTAAAATATGCCAAAGAGAAAGAAATAGATTTTATCATATGCGATCATCATAGGCCCGGGGATACGTTGCCGGAAGCAATCGCTATTCTTGACCCAAAACGAGCAGATTGCGAATATCCATACAAAGAACTTTGTGGTTGCGGAGTGGGCTTTAAGCTAATTCAGGCTTTGGCATCCAAAAAAGGGGAAACTGCGAAAGACCTTATACTGTATTTTGATTTGGTGGCTACCGCAATTGGAGCCGACATTGTTCCCATAACCGGAGAGAATCGGGTATTGGCATATTATGGATTGCAGGTAATAAATGCCAATCCAAGAATTGGGTTCAAAGCGATTATTGACCAAATCAAAAAGCAAACATTGACCATAACCGATGTTGTCTTTATAATAGCTCCGCGAATCAATGCTGCTGGTAGAATGAAACATGGTCAACATGCCGTAAACCTTTTGGTTGAAACGGATTTGAATGTTGCACAAAAATTTGCAAAAGAGATTGAGCAGTTTAATTCGGATAGAAGAAATCTGGATAAAGAGATTACCAAAGAGGCATTGCTGCAGATTCAGGAAAATGAGGAAGAAGATAGATTTACATCCGTTGTTTACGACGAAAACTGGCATAAAGGAGTCATTGGGATTGTAGCTTCGCGACTTACGGAAACGTATTATCGCCCCACATTGGTCTTTACCAAAAGCGGAGGCAAGTTGGCCGCCTCTGCGCGATCTGTAAAAGGGTTTGATGTATATGAGGCTTTGGAAGGGTGCACGGAATGTTTGGAGCAATTTGGTGGACACAAATATGCTGCAGGACTGACATTGCTGGAAGAAAACTACGAAAAGTTTAAAACCCAATTTGAAAAAGTAGTTTCTGAAAGTATTGACCCAAGTTTATTGCAGCCAGAACTTACCATTGATACCAATATTGAGTTAGACCAAGTTACCCCAAAATTGATGCGGATCCTAAAACAGTTCGCTCCTTTTGGCCCCGGAAATATGACCCCAGTTTTTATGGCTGAAAAAATTCATGATACCGGATATGCAAAATGTGTGGGTGAAGACGAGAAGCACTTGAAACTAACAGCTTGTCAAAATGGTTCAGCACCTATTGGAGCAATTGGTTTTAATCTGGGCAACAAAATGGAAAACGTTAAAAACAAGAGGACATTTGATGCTGTTTTTTCCTTGGATGAGAATGAATGGAACGGGAGTGTGAGCCTACAGTTGAAATTAAGAGATATTCGTTAG